One genomic segment of Dethiosulfovibrio salsuginis includes these proteins:
- a CDS encoding DUF4276 family protein, producing the protein MKIVIIVEGKTEKVFLPHLREFLKDKIPNRMPKIEPLSYDGRIPKGDKLKNLVDKLLRDRRPADYVIALTDVYTGSNPPDFKDAEDAKEKMRIWVGKEPRFFPHAAQHDFEAWLLPYWKTIQSLAKHDRGAPSATPELVNHGKPPAECIKEIFEAGKSRSYSKTRDAARILKDNDLSVSIERCPELKKLVNRIIELCGGQAL; encoded by the coding sequence ATGAAGATCGTTATAATAGTTGAGGGAAAGACGGAAAAGGTCTTTTTGCCTCACCTCAGGGAGTTTTTAAAGGACAAGATCCCCAATCGCATGCCTAAAATTGAGCCTCTGAGCTACGATGGCAGAATCCCAAAGGGCGATAAGCTAAAGAATTTGGTGGATAAGCTCTTAAGAGATCGTCGTCCTGCGGATTATGTCATCGCTCTTACCGACGTTTACACAGGTTCCAATCCCCCTGATTTTAAGGATGCCGAGGATGCTAAGGAAAAAATGAGAATATGGGTAGGTAAGGAGCCTAGATTCTTTCCTCATGCCGCTCAGCACGATTTTGAGGCTTGGCTGTTGCCCTATTGGAAGACCATTCAATCCTTGGCTAAACATGACAGAGGGGCTCCTTCTGCCACTCCAGAGTTGGTTAATCATGGAAAACCTCCTGCTGAGTGTATAAAGGAAATCTTTGAAGCGGGGAAAAGCCGCAGCTATTCTAAAACTAGAGATGCAGCGAGGATTCTTAAGGATAACGATCTATCCGTATCTATCGAGAGATGTCCTGAGCTAAAAAAACTGGTCAACAGGATTATCGAGCTTTGTGGTGGGCAGGCCCTGTAG
- the pfkA gene encoding 6-phosphofructokinase, which translates to MRRIAVLTSGGDAPGMNAAIRAVVRTAIYRKLEVYGVLQGYEGLMDGAFQRLEPRDVGGIIHRGGTVLRTARSERFKTEEGLLAAISSMEKAEIDGLVVIGGDGSFKGAWELHRRGVPVVGIPGTIDNDVVGTDETIGYDTALNTALEAVKKLRDTASSHDRLFIVEVMGREAGFLALNVAVASGAEFVVVPERKFDIGFLCDRLHQSRKSGKQHSLIIVAEGAMSAVEMKARLQDTGGYDAKVTVLGYIQRGGSPTSFDTILASRLGSFAVERLLEGDRGIMVGTVCHGMKASPLKSSWEGRKPLNPELVELVDKLSI; encoded by the coding sequence ATGCGACGAATCGCAGTTCTCACCAGCGGGGGCGATGCCCCCGGAATGAACGCCGCCATCAGGGCGGTGGTCCGTACCGCTATTTACAGGAAGCTGGAGGTTTACGGAGTCTTACAGGGCTACGAGGGGCTTATGGACGGTGCCTTTCAGAGGCTCGAGCCTAGAGACGTCGGGGGCATTATCCACCGAGGCGGAACGGTCCTCCGCACCGCCAGGAGCGAGAGGTTCAAGACCGAGGAGGGCCTTCTTGCGGCCATATCCTCCATGGAGAAGGCGGAGATAGACGGTCTGGTGGTAATAGGGGGAGATGGGTCCTTTAAGGGGGCCTGGGAGCTCCACAGGCGTGGTGTCCCTGTGGTGGGGATCCCCGGCACCATCGACAACGACGTCGTGGGCACCGACGAGACCATCGGTTACGACACCGCCTTAAACACCGCCCTCGAGGCGGTCAAGAAGCTGAGGGACACCGCCTCCAGCCACGACAGGCTGTTTATAGTCGAGGTTATGGGCAGAGAGGCGGGGTTTTTGGCCTTAAACGTGGCGGTGGCAAGCGGCGCGGAGTTCGTTGTCGTGCCGGAGCGTAAGTTCGATATAGGTTTTCTGTGCGATCGGCTCCACCAGTCCCGAAAGTCGGGCAAACAGCACTCCCTCATCATCGTCGCCGAAGGGGCTATGTCGGCGGTGGAGATGAAGGCCAGGCTTCAGGATACCGGAGGATACGACGCCAAGGTCACCGTGCTGGGCTATATCCAGAGGGGAGGTTCGCCGACTTCCTTCGACACCATTCTGGCGTCCAGGTTGGGCTCTTTCGCCGTCGAGAGGCTGTTAGAGGGGGATAGAGGCATTATGGTGGGGACGGTGTGCCACGGCATGAAGGCATCCCCTCTGAAATCCTCCTGGGAGGGCAGAAAGCCCCTAAACCCCGAGCTTGTCGAATTGGTGGACAAGCTGAGCATATGA
- a CDS encoding AAA family ATPase, whose product MSLITNIKIDGFRRLHSFEVEMRPLMVLIGANGVGKTSFLDGLSLFSASASGKLNRNLSDMGGIESLLTRGRAKELSFAAHMEVEGRNPIQYDLTLESKGVGYSIAGENLVQKNEQFSEPFKHICSHPGDIKYYEVEGRNLVKPDWDYDTLETSLSQVPRMFRQPEELRTILATANRYHVLDVGGRSPVKLPQSMRPALHPGENGEDLVPFLYYLRESDSDRFESVVDSMRAAFPGLEGFSFPPVAAGMLTMTWKDRDFTKPIYMNELSEGTLRFLWLVALLHSPKLSYITMIDEPETSLHPELLGLLSELMREASKKTQLVVATHSDRFVRFMKPEEVLVMDLDEDGLAVPAWGDSLELGDWLEDYSLDELWRMGRIGGRP is encoded by the coding sequence TTGAGCCTTATAACCAATATAAAAATAGATGGCTTTAGACGTCTACACAGTTTTGAAGTCGAGATGAGGCCCCTTATGGTCCTTATCGGGGCCAACGGTGTGGGGAAGACCTCTTTTCTAGACGGTCTGTCCCTTTTTTCCGCCTCTGCCTCCGGGAAGCTCAACAGGAATCTCTCCGATATGGGAGGTATCGAGAGCCTTTTGACGAGAGGCAGGGCAAAGGAGCTGTCCTTTGCCGCCCATATGGAGGTAGAGGGACGAAACCCCATCCAGTACGATCTGACCTTGGAGTCTAAAGGGGTCGGCTATTCCATAGCAGGGGAAAACCTAGTCCAGAAAAATGAACAGTTCTCAGAGCCTTTCAAGCATATTTGTTCTCATCCTGGGGATATAAAGTATTACGAGGTTGAAGGCAGAAACCTGGTCAAACCGGACTGGGATTACGACACCCTGGAGACATCTCTCTCCCAGGTTCCCAGGATGTTCCGTCAACCTGAGGAGTTAAGGACTATTCTCGCTACCGCAAACAGATATCATGTACTTGACGTAGGGGGCAGATCTCCGGTCAAACTTCCTCAGTCTATGAGACCAGCCCTTCATCCAGGGGAAAACGGCGAGGACCTAGTTCCTTTTCTCTATTATCTGAGGGAAAGCGACTCGGATAGGTTTGAATCGGTGGTCGATTCCATGAGAGCGGCTTTCCCCGGCCTTGAGGGATTCAGTTTTCCACCTGTAGCGGCAGGTATGCTTACTATGACCTGGAAGGATAGGGACTTTACAAAGCCAATCTACATGAACGAGCTTTCAGAGGGGACTTTGCGTTTTCTCTGGCTGGTGGCCCTTCTTCACAGTCCCAAACTTTCATATATCACTATGATAGATGAGCCAGAGACCAGCTTACATCCCGAGTTATTGGGTCTTCTGTCCGAACTAATGAGAGAGGCCTCAAAAAAGACCCAACTTGTCGTGGCGACCCACTCCGATCGGTTTGTAAGGTTCATGAAACCTGAAGAGGTTTTAGTGATGGATCTGGACGAGGACGGGTTAGCTGTTCCGGCCTGGGGGGATTCCCTGGAGCTTGGCGATTGGCTTGAGGACTACTCCCTGGACGAGCTTTGGAGAATGGGTCGCATAGGTGGTCGTCCATGA
- a CDS encoding ECF transporter S component, whose amino-acid sequence MTDKRTKKTVLAALAAAMVTGATILSVPVPGFRLYFNLGEGIIYTVAILWGAKHGAVAGGLGAALADLILGYPIWAPITLLIKGLEGYVVGTLAPRGRLKAMIAGAAVMATGYTLSAGLLYGWAAAPVELVTDFVQTGVGIAIALPLSSLLESKLKPVL is encoded by the coding sequence ATGACCGATAAGAGGACGAAAAAAACGGTTTTAGCCGCACTTGCCGCCGCCATGGTGACCGGGGCAACCATCCTCAGCGTCCCCGTTCCGGGGTTTCGGCTCTACTTCAACTTGGGGGAGGGAATCATCTACACCGTGGCTATACTGTGGGGGGCTAAACACGGGGCTGTGGCAGGGGGATTGGGAGCGGCCCTAGCGGACCTCATACTTGGATATCCCATCTGGGCCCCTATCACTCTGCTCATAAAGGGCCTTGAGGGATATGTGGTCGGAACCCTGGCCCCTAGGGGCAGGTTAAAGGCCATGATCGCCGGAGCTGCGGTCATGGCCACAGGTTACACCCTATCCGCAGGGCTTCTGTACGGCTGGGCCGCCGCACCGGTGGAGCTGGTCACCGACTTTGTCCAGACGGGAGTCGGAATAGCCATAGCCCTCCCTCTTTCCTCTCTGCTGGAAAGCAAGCTCAAACCGGTGCTGTAA
- a CDS encoding glutamate cyclase domain-containing protein — protein MKDVCESLISLVASDRPGRGPSRLCRWDMLSRALELLSGASRVGVVTGFFIPSAGVPETDGPGGAVALARALLLCGKEVSLWTDSSCFSVVQGASSAIGGPPVSVAVSGPEVLDWGPDLLVYIERLGRAEDGEYYNMRGQAITSTVVPLDEGLLLASQRGIKSISVGDGGNEAGMGKLFEGLSRILPGYGSCLSVVSSDVAIPVDVSDWGGYALAGLLSMESGLWCGVSGEEIRAMIEAEVAEGAVDGVTLLGSPSVDGFPLEDQMAIGEDIRRLTAPV, from the coding sequence ATGAAGGACGTATGTGAATCGCTGATCTCCCTGGTGGCGTCCGACCGGCCAGGGAGAGGGCCTTCCAGGCTCTGTCGGTGGGATATGTTGTCCCGTGCCCTGGAGCTTTTAAGCGGGGCAAGCAGGGTTGGGGTGGTGACGGGGTTTTTCATACCCTCAGCGGGAGTGCCTGAGACCGACGGCCCCGGTGGGGCGGTCGCCTTGGCTAGGGCCTTACTCCTGTGCGGAAAGGAAGTGTCACTCTGGACAGATAGTTCATGTTTTTCGGTGGTCCAGGGGGCTTCCTCGGCGATCGGAGGACCTCCTGTGTCGGTGGCTGTTTCCGGTCCTGAGGTTCTGGACTGGGGGCCCGATCTGTTGGTCTATATAGAGAGGCTGGGCAGGGCGGAGGACGGGGAATATTACAACATGAGAGGCCAGGCTATAACCTCCACCGTTGTCCCACTGGACGAGGGGTTGCTCTTGGCGTCTCAAAGGGGGATAAAGTCCATCTCCGTCGGAGACGGTGGCAACGAGGCGGGAATGGGAAAGCTCTTTGAGGGGTTGTCTCGAATTCTGCCGGGTTACGGCTCCTGCCTTTCGGTGGTTTCCTCCGACGTGGCTATTCCGGTGGACGTGTCAGACTGGGGAGGCTACGCCCTTGCAGGGCTCCTATCCATGGAGTCAGGCCTCTGGTGTGGCGTCTCCGGCGAGGAGATCAGGGCTATGATAGAGGCGGAGGTCGCCGAAGGGGCGGTGGACGGGGTGACCCTCCTGGGGAGTCCGTCGGTGGACGGCTTTCCCCTGGAGGATCAGATGGCTATCGGAGAGGATATCCGTCGGCTTACAGCACCGGTTTGA